Below is a window of Brachyspira hampsonii DNA.
CTTTGATGATAGCCGCTGATAATGGAAGAACGAAGATAGTGGATTATCTTCTAAAAAATAATGCTTCTATAAAAGAGCAGAATGTAAATGGTGATACAGCTTTGTACATGGCTTCTTCAAAGGGCTATTTTGAAATATGCGAACAATTAGTTAAATACTATGAAATCAATGATTTTAGTAATAATATATTTGAAAAAGAATATGATATTGCTAAAGAGAAAGGTTATGTAAGTATTATAAATTTATTTAATAATAAACTAAAATCATAATTTAATTAATATACTTTGACATTTTAATCTAAATATTATATTATCTAATACTAATAAATTTAATTATTAGGTTAAATGGTATATGGCTAACAAAGAAAGATTGGGTACTATAGGTATATTTTTAACAGCATTAATTTGGGGATACAGTTTTGTTGCGGTTAAGGTTGTAGTCAGAGAAATAGAACCTTTTTATCTTGTAGGTATTAGAAATTTAGCCGGAGGTATTTTTTTATCTCTTGTATTTTTCAAAAGAATGAAAAATGTTTCTAAAAAGGATATAATATTATCAATACCTGTAGGAATAGCATTATTTTTAGGCTTCTTTTTGCAGACTATGAGTTCCAAATTTATAACAGCTTCAAAGGTAGCATTCTTTACAGGTTCTTATGTTATATTCATACCATTTTTTTCTTGGATAGTGTATAAGAAAAGTCCTCACATTTCAGCATTTATAGCAGCAGTAATTACAGTTTTAGGTTTATATTTGTTAAGTTCTTTTGAAGGTTTTTCTAGTATAGAGTCCGGAGATTTATTTGCTTTGCTTTGTGCAGTTGTATTTGCAGTTCATTTAATGCTTATAGATAAAATGCTTGAATATGTAGACGGCATCATAATGGCGGCATTGCAGCTTATTATAGCCGGAATAGTATCTCTTTCAGTAGGAGCATTAACTTCAACTCCTTTCAATATCAATAATGTTTCTAGTGAATCTATTTACTCTCTTATTTATTTGACTATAGGAGCTACAGGAATTGCCTATTTACTTCAAACTGTATCACAAAAGTATGTAAATCCTAGTAAGGCAGGCATTATACTTAGTTTGGAATCATTTTTAGGTGCTTTGGGAGGAGTTATTTTTATGAAAGATCCTGTTACTATAAATTTTATTATAGGAGGCAGTTGTATGATAGCGGCAGTATTTATATGTGAGATAGGAAGCAGTATAAAAAAAGAAGCATAATATATTTTTATAGTATTTATTTTGCTTTTTAATCAGTATTATTTTTATTGATATATTAGCACAATAAATTTTATTATAGTATAAATATGTATGATTATTAATATATATAATTTTACTATTTATAGTGTATAAATATAGAGTTTTATATATAATTGATGATGAAATATTGCTTGCAGAGAATTAAAATTAATTATTTTTAGTAAAAATTATACTTATGCCTAGTATATGTTTGCAAAATTCTAATTTATGTATTAAAATATATAAACATAATTTTATTTTTTAAGAGGTTTTTATTATGGCATCATTTATGGATAATTTAAAAGAAAAAGCGAAATCTAATCCAAAAACTATAATATTAGCAGAAGGATATGATGAAAGACATGTTAAGGCTGCTGTTATACTTGAAAAAGAACAGTTAGTTAAAGGACTTATATTAGTAGGAGATACTGCTAAAATACAAAGTTTAGCTAAAGAAAATTCTTTGAAATTAGACGATGGTTTTGTTAGAATTTTCGATCCAGCCAAAGAAGCTAAAACAGAAGAATATATTGAAATGCTTTTCAAAGCCAGAGAAAAGAAAGGTATGACTAAGGATCATGCTAAAGATTTAATTACAAACCATTCTATATATGCAGCAGCTGCTAT
It encodes the following:
- a CDS encoding DMT family transporter → MANKERLGTIGIFLTALIWGYSFVAVKVVVREIEPFYLVGIRNLAGGIFLSLVFFKRMKNVSKKDIILSIPVGIALFLGFFLQTMSSKFITASKVAFFTGSYVIFIPFFSWIVYKKSPHISAFIAAVITVLGLYLLSSFEGFSSIESGDLFALLCAVVFAVHLMLIDKMLEYVDGIIMAALQLIIAGIVSLSVGALTSTPFNINNVSSESIYSLIYLTIGATGIAYLLQTVSQKYVNPSKAGIILSLESFLGALGGVIFMKDPVTINFIIGGSCMIAAVFICEIGSSIKKEA